A part of Leptospira perdikensis genomic DNA contains:
- a CDS encoding methyltransferase domain-containing protein: protein MAKNTENETLEAVQNYYGKILQTNKDLKTSACCSTESLPSTYLPLLSNIHPVIKDKFYGCGSPFPPALTGRKILDLGCGSGRDVYLLSQLVGEFGSVIGIDMTNEQLEVANKYIEYHQKQFGYKKSNVSFVKGYIENLKSCGIEDKSIDLVVSNCVTNLSPNKKSVFSEIFRVLKPGGELYFSDVFADQRIPEELKKDPVLLGECLGGALYTEDFRRLLTELGIHDFRIVSQSKINLLNSEIQKKVGNINFYSITFRAFNIPLEDRCEDYGQVAYYKGTIDGSPHNFTLDDHHVFITGKPMLVCGNTADMVSTTHYKDHFQIIGDKSKHFGLFDCGPTPLIRASDAGLVSACC, encoded by the coding sequence ATGGCTAAAAATACTGAAAATGAGACATTGGAAGCAGTACAAAATTATTATGGAAAAATACTCCAAACAAACAAAGATTTAAAAACCTCTGCATGTTGTAGCACTGAATCCTTACCTTCCACCTATTTACCGTTATTGTCCAATATCCACCCAGTGATCAAAGATAAATTTTATGGGTGTGGATCCCCCTTTCCACCCGCACTTACTGGCAGAAAAATTTTAGATTTAGGATGTGGTTCAGGAAGAGATGTTTATCTATTATCTCAATTAGTTGGAGAGTTTGGATCCGTGATTGGTATCGATATGACAAACGAACAATTAGAAGTTGCAAATAAATACATCGAATACCATCAAAAACAGTTTGGTTATAAAAAATCCAATGTTTCTTTTGTTAAAGGTTATATTGAAAACTTAAAATCCTGTGGTATAGAAGATAAATCTATCGATTTAGTTGTTTCTAACTGTGTTACGAATCTATCACCTAACAAAAAATCCGTTTTTTCCGAGATATTTAGAGTCTTAAAACCAGGTGGTGAATTGTATTTTTCCGATGTATTTGCTGACCAAAGAATTCCTGAAGAACTCAAAAAAGATCCTGTTTTACTTGGTGAATGTTTGGGAGGAGCTCTTTATACAGAAGATTTTAGACGATTACTCACTGAACTAGGAATTCACGATTTTCGGATTGTCTCTCAGTCCAAAATTAATTTATTGAACTCGGAAATTCAGAAAAAAGTGGGGAATATCAACTTTTATTCCATCACATTTAGGGCCTTTAACATTCCATTGGAAGATCGTTGCGAAGACTATGGGCAAGTAGCATATTACAAAGGAACCATCGACGGATCCCCACATAATTTTACATTAGATGATCACCATGTTTTTATCACAGGAAAACCAATGTTAGTTTGTGGTAATACGGCAGACATGGTCTCTACCACTCACTACAAAGACCATTTTCAAATCATTGGTGATAAATCAAAACATTTTGGACTTTTCGATTGTGGCCCAACTCCCTTGATTAGGGCTTCGGATGCTGGACTAGTAAGTGCCTGTTGTTGA
- a CDS encoding AMP-dependent synthetase/ligase — MSSKVTAKNLAELFYESAKKYGDKPAFGTRNNLKQFVTINFSELYEVGLALATGLIELGLNAREHVAVLSDNRKEWIIANYGIILSGAADVPRGTDVTDGDIQYIIPHSDAKMVFVENETTLRKIEKNRNDLPNITYVILMDEESILKNTKDNLDKRIQTHSNVQTISNTIKMSDLIAKGKKLRELGDRRVEERVAAIKPEDLFTIIYTSGTTGEPKGVMLTHTNMISQLRNIPISIGPKDRFLSILPVWHSFERVFQMGTIAMGASQYYTNVRNIREDLSIVKPTFMASAPRLWESIYQAMQTKIQTGSFLKKILFKAAYHSALRIQRSLHFFKGNQLDLNGRNFLQSVLLFIFSLFTFIIFLVPYLILDTLVLKKIRQVTGGNLRGTVSGGGALPLHIDEFFNTIRIPVFEGYGLTETSPGLAFRTPKHLVVGSVGPLFPETEIMLKDIETGKVLYPPEKGIKGEVHVRGPQIMKGYYKRPDITTKVLSNDGWFNTGDLGIMTYNDTLKIVGRTKETIVLLNGENIEPVPIENKLCQSPYIDHVMVVGQDQKYLGALILPALDKFKDYGSTYEQLATNRSVQQKMEQEVKNMIRTENGFKSFEKVVEVRLLPKAFEVGDELSAKLSIKRHVVTAKYQSLIDSMYLEKIKVSVD; from the coding sequence ATGAGTTCAAAAGTTACGGCGAAAAACCTCGCAGAATTGTTTTATGAGAGTGCCAAGAAGTATGGTGATAAACCAGCCTTTGGAACAAGGAACAATCTTAAACAATTTGTTACGATTAATTTCAGTGAATTATATGAAGTTGGCCTCGCTCTAGCTACTGGATTAATCGAACTTGGGTTAAATGCTCGTGAACATGTAGCCGTTCTTTCTGATAATCGGAAAGAATGGATCATCGCCAATTATGGGATTATTCTCAGTGGAGCTGCAGATGTGCCACGCGGAACAGACGTAACTGATGGTGATATTCAATATATTATTCCACATTCTGATGCCAAAATGGTGTTCGTAGAAAATGAAACTACATTGCGAAAAATTGAGAAAAATCGGAATGATTTACCAAACATAACCTATGTGATTCTTATGGATGAGGAATCTATTTTAAAAAACACAAAAGATAATTTAGACAAAAGAATACAAACTCATTCGAATGTCCAAACGATTTCTAATACCATAAAAATGAGTGATCTGATCGCAAAAGGGAAAAAGTTGCGGGAGTTAGGTGATAGGCGGGTAGAGGAACGAGTTGCCGCAATCAAACCGGAGGATTTATTTACCATCATTTATACATCGGGAACCACGGGGGAACCAAAAGGTGTGATGTTAACTCATACAAATATGATTTCGCAGTTGCGGAATATTCCAATTTCAATTGGTCCGAAAGATCGATTTCTTTCTATTCTACCTGTTTGGCATAGTTTCGAAAGAGTTTTTCAGATGGGAACCATTGCTATGGGCGCCTCACAATACTATACGAACGTTCGAAACATTCGTGAAGATCTATCCATCGTAAAACCTACTTTTATGGCCTCCGCACCGAGGCTTTGGGAAAGTATTTATCAAGCAATGCAAACAAAGATACAAACAGGTTCTTTCCTTAAAAAAATATTATTTAAGGCTGCCTATCACTCTGCTCTTCGCATACAAAGATCACTCCATTTTTTTAAAGGGAACCAGTTGGATCTGAATGGTCGGAATTTTTTGCAGTCTGTTTTACTTTTTATTTTCTCTCTGTTTACATTCATCATATTTCTGGTTCCCTACTTGATCCTTGATACTCTAGTTTTAAAAAAAATTAGACAAGTGACAGGTGGGAACTTAAGAGGCACTGTTTCTGGTGGGGGAGCTTTGCCTTTACACATTGATGAGTTCTTCAACACGATCAGAATTCCCGTATTTGAAGGGTATGGATTGACGGAAACTTCTCCTGGTCTTGCGTTCCGTACACCAAAACATTTGGTTGTTGGCAGCGTGGGACCCTTGTTTCCAGAAACAGAAATTATGCTGAAAGATATAGAAACTGGTAAAGTATTATATCCTCCTGAAAAAGGAATCAAAGGCGAAGTGCATGTACGTGGACCTCAGATTATGAAAGGTTACTACAAAAGACCTGATATTACCACCAAAGTATTGTCAAATGATGGTTGGTTTAATACAGGAGATCTTGGGATCATGACGTACAATGATACACTTAAGATTGTTGGTAGAACTAAAGAAACAATTGTTCTTCTTAACGGCGAAAACATTGAACCTGTACCTATTGAAAACAAACTTTGCCAATCTCCTTACATCGACCATGTGATGGTTGTCGGTCAGGATCAAAAATACTTAGGTGCATTGATTTTACCTGCACTTGATAAATTCAAAGATTACGGATCTACTTACGAACAACTGGCAACAAATCGTTCCGTTCAGCAGAAAATGGAACAGGAAGTGAAGAATATGATTCGTACGGAAAATGGATTTAAAAGTTTTGAAAAGGTCGTCGAAGTAAGACTTCTCCCAAAGGCATTTGAAGTTGGGGATGAATTGTCGGCAAAATTATCGATCAAAAGACATGTTGTCACTGCTAAATATCAATCTTTGATTGATTCGATGTATTTGGAAAAAATAAAAGTTTCTGTTGATTAA
- a CDS encoding helix-turn-helix transcriptional regulator, whose amino-acid sequence MKQFLIWDDFATYRGDGFSTQRHSHFYIQISLPDSGYVELRTFGGDWKKYHAVCIPSGVSHEMRSAEGNLTLLYLDPLTTGYHLFRDRSLTANHSAFEVGDLFTETIKHRIQEILNLSNTNVRSLLLEIINKDFVYPTNRIMDVRIQKSIQNVEIENFSLQRLALEASLSAERFRHLFRAETGVPFSVYRLWLKTKKAVDYLANHPHLLDAAHEGGFADQSHFTRIFRRSFGVGPSDFTKKKEPFSAIFFSR is encoded by the coding sequence ATGAAACAATTTTTGATCTGGGATGATTTTGCTACTTATCGTGGAGACGGTTTCTCAACTCAGAGGCACAGCCATTTTTATATTCAGATCAGTTTGCCTGATTCTGGATATGTAGAATTACGTACGTTTGGTGGTGATTGGAAAAAATATCACGCGGTTTGTATTCCTTCTGGTGTGAGTCATGAAATGCGATCTGCCGAAGGAAATCTCACATTGCTTTATTTGGACCCTTTAACCACAGGATATCATCTTTTTCGTGATCGGAGTTTGACTGCAAATCACTCTGCATTTGAAGTTGGGGATTTGTTTACCGAAACGATAAAACATCGAATCCAGGAAATTTTGAACCTATCAAATACAAACGTTCGTTCTTTGTTATTAGAAATCATTAACAAAGATTTTGTTTATCCAACAAACCGTATCATGGATGTTCGCATTCAAAAGAGCATTCAAAATGTAGAAATCGAAAATTTTTCACTCCAACGTTTAGCTTTGGAAGCATCTTTGTCTGCGGAACGGTTTCGTCATTTATTTCGAGCGGAAACCGGTGTTCCTTTTTCTGTTTATCGACTTTGGCTGAAAACAAAGAAGGCTGTGGATTATTTGGCGAATCATCCTCATTTATTGGATGCGGCTCATGAAGGAGGGTTTGCCGATCAATCTCACTTTACCCGTATTTTTCGTAGATCCTTTGGGGTTGGTCCTTCCGATTTTACAAAAAAGAAAGAACCTTTTTCTGCCATTTTCTTCTCTCGATAG